In Electrophorus electricus isolate fEleEle1 chromosome 1, fEleEle1.pri, whole genome shotgun sequence, a single window of DNA contains:
- the LOC113571402 gene encoding protein phosphatase 1 regulatory subunit 27: MKFGYQSPVLRYTRHGAYTPTHYTPSLYSTKQYSTNSYSTRHYGSVTYMPAYTPPAYTPAYKSLSTCTPTYRSLSAYTTSDSKPRRQNRSHSSPAPHTCATAIKPSRSVRFTNDVVFLDHVRHGDLEMIGRFMRARKVRVDTIFHSGMAALHEAVLSGNLECVKLLIKYGADVHQRDENGWTPLHMACSDGYPEIARYLLSLGASVEAENENREKPADLIDPSCKELVNLFEVGCV, from the exons ATGAAGTTCGGCTACCAGTCCCCGGTGTTACGCTACACACGGCATGGTGCATACACGCCGACACACTACACCCCAAGCCTTTACAGCACAAAGCAGTATTCCACAAACTCTTACTCCACAAGGCACTATGGATCAGTAACATACATGCCGGCTTACACACCACCTGCTTACACGCCCGCTTACAAAAGCCTCTCCACATGCACCCCCACCTACAGAAGCCTGTCAGCCTACACCACCTCCGACAGCAAACCCAGACGACAGAACAGGAGCCACAGTTCACCTGCACCACACACTTGTGCAACAGCAATCAAACCCTCGCGCTCGGTGCGCTTCACCAACGACGTCGTTTTCCTAGACCATGTCCGACATGGAGACCTGGAGATGATTGGCCGTTTCATGAGAGCAAGAAAGGTGCGAGTGGACACGATCTTCCATTCTG GCATGGCAGCACTTCATGAGGCTGTTCTCTCTGGGAACCTGGAGTGTGTGAAGCTCCTCATAAAATATGGTGCTGATGTCCACCAGAGAGATGAGAATGGTTGGACACCACTTCACATGGCCTGCAGTGATGGCTATCCTGAGATTGCACG GTATCTGCTCTCTCTGGGTGCCAGTGTAGAAGCTGAGAATGAGAACAGGGAGAAGCCAGCTGACCTTATTGACCCCAGCTGCAAAGAGCTGGTCAATCTCTTTGAAGTTGGCTGTGTCTAA